TGGTTATAAAGAAGCTTATTCATAAAAAAAGTATTTTTTCGCCTATTTTGTTGAAGCATCACCGCTATAGAAAGCGAAAACACCCTAAAAGTGGGATTAACTTACTAAAAGAAGGAATTATTGCCAATTAATCAGTAGGATTGTTCAACAAATGCTAACTTTACGACGTTTTACATATAAAGAATAAACGGCATGATTGTAAGAACACTACTGGATACAGACCTCTATAAGTTTACCACCTCGTACGCTTATATCAAATTATTCCCTTACGCAATGGGCACTTTCAGTTTCAACGACAGAAACGAAACTGAATATACCGAAGAGTTTCTGGAAGCGCTCAAAAGCGAATTCAACAAACTCAGCCGGTTGAGACTTACGGAAGAGGAACTGGAATACATGACACGCAATTGCCGGTTTCTTCCTAGAGTCTATTGGGAATGGCTGTCTTCTTTCCGTTTTGATCCGGACAAGATCGATATTCATCTGGACACAACGGGCCGGCTGCATATTGAAGTCAGCGATTTTCTTTATAAAGTCACACTGTATGAAGTACCGCTGCTCGCCATCGTATCCGAAATCAAAAACAAGTTTTTCGGCAATGTACCCGATATGAGCGAGATACTCTGCAAATTGTCGGAGAAAGTGGAATTGTCCAATCAGCACCAGCTCCGCTTCTCGGAGTTCGGCACGCGGAGAAGATTCTCAATCGACGTGCAGGAGACGGTGATCAAACGGCTGAATGATACGGCCAAATACTGTACCGGAACTTCCAACTGCTATTTTGCCATGAAGTACGGCATGAAAATGATGGGAACTCATCCGCATGAGTGGTTCATGTTTCATGGGGCACAGTTCGGATATAAGCACGCCAACTATATGGCGCTCGAAAACTGGGTGAATGTATATGACGGAGATTTGGGCATTGCGCTGTCCGACACTTATACTTCAGGAATATTCCTGAGCAATCTCAGCCGCAAGCAGGCCAAGCTATTCGACGGAGTGCGCTGCGATTCCGGCAATGAGTTTGATTTTATCGATAAGCTGGTAGCCCGCTATAAAGAACTGGGCATTGATGCCACTACCAAAACAATCGTCTTCAGCAACGCTCTCGACTTCACGAAGGCACTGGAAATTCAGGAATACTGCAAGGACAAGATTCGCTGTTCCTTCGGAATCGGTACCAATCTTACGAATGATACAGGATTTGCCCCTTCCAACATTGTCATGAAACTCACGCAATGCAAAATGAATGTCAATCAGGAATGGAGAGAATGCATCAAACTATCGGATGACGAGGGAAAACATACAGGCAGTCCGGAGGAAGTACAGGCTTGTCTATACGAACTGAGGCTGGCGAAATAAAGACCACTCTGAACAGAAAGCCGGGATACGGGCATAAAAAAAGGAGCAACGCCTTGCTCCAACCTTTGTTAACCTTAAATCTAATACTATGAAAAACACAGTGCAAAGATACGTACTTCTGTGTTATTAGCAAATTATCCAAATAAAAAAGTATGTTTTATAACACGATTTAAAACTTTCATAGAAAAACATCCCTTTTTATTAATACTTTTTCAAGATTTAAACTCCTTGACTGCTCTTCCCAATCTTTCCAGCGTCAGTTCGCCGGATTGTCTC
This sequence is a window from Bacteroides thetaiotaomicron VPI-5482. Protein-coding genes within it:
- the pncB gene encoding nicotinate phosphoribosyltransferase, with protein sequence MIVRTLLDTDLYKFTTSYAYIKLFPYAMGTFSFNDRNETEYTEEFLEALKSEFNKLSRLRLTEEELEYMTRNCRFLPRVYWEWLSSFRFDPDKIDIHLDTTGRLHIEVSDFLYKVTLYEVPLLAIVSEIKNKFFGNVPDMSEILCKLSEKVELSNQHQLRFSEFGTRRRFSIDVQETVIKRLNDTAKYCTGTSNCYFAMKYGMKMMGTHPHEWFMFHGAQFGYKHANYMALENWVNVYDGDLGIALSDTYTSGIFLSNLSRKQAKLFDGVRCDSGNEFDFIDKLVARYKELGIDATTKTIVFSNALDFTKALEIQEYCKDKIRCSFGIGTNLTNDTGFAPSNIVMKLTQCKMNVNQEWRECIKLSDDEGKHTGSPEEVQACLYELRLAK